The sequence CTGGTGAACGCCAGATTCATTCCTGATCGGGGAGAGGTGGTCACCGATGCCCTGTGGGGGCTGGTCTCAGCCCGCGCGACGCGGCAATCGAACCTGGGGTGTTCGCTGTACCACCAGGACATGCCTCCCGTTTCCCTGCCGGAGCAACCCAGGCCAGTGAGCTCAGATCAGCCCAGCCCATCGATGCCCTGGCGCCTGGATCCCGCCTCGCCAGACGCACCTCCTGGAGCTCCAGACGTGCAGGAACTGCAAGAGGTGTTGGATGAAGCCTTCCGGGAGCCCGATCCCCAGAACCCACGCCGCACCCGCGCTGTCGTGGTGGTGCACAACGGATGGGTGGTGGCGGAACGCTATGCCCCCGGTGTCAGTCCCGCCACACCACTGATCGGCTGGTCAGTCACCAAGGCCCTCACCCACGCCTTGGTCGGCATCGCCGTGAAAGAGGAGCTGCTGCAGCTGGACAAGCCGGTTCAGGTTCCCGAGTGGACCTTGCCTGAGGATCCCAGGCGGGCGATCACCCTCGACCAGCTGCTGCGCATGAGCAGCGGTCTCGCGTTTACCGAGGTCTACGGCGACTTCGAGACGGATGTTGTGAAGATGCTCCTGCACAGCGAGGATGCCGCTGCCTACGCAGCGGGGAAGCCGCTGGAGGCGGAGCCCGGCAGGCTGTGGCACTACTCCTCCGGCGACAGCAATCTCATCTCCAGGGGTCTGCGACTGGCCTTGTCGGATGATGCTGCCTACTGGCGATTTCCCTATGAGCACCTGTTCCAGCCCCTGGGGATGCACAGCGCTGTGGTCGAAACCGATCCTTCCGGTACGTTTGTGGGCTCTTCACTTGCCTACGCCACGGCCCGGGACTGGGCTCGTTTCGGGTTGCTCTACCTCCACGATGGCGTGTGGGGCGATCGGCGCCTTCTCCCCCACGGCTGGGTCAAGCAGGCGATCACACCCACCCCCGGCTCTGAGGGAAACTACGGTGCTCACTGGTGGCTGAATCAGGGCGGCCGTTTCCCTGATCTACCCCGCGATACGTTCTATGCGAGGGGGTTCAGTGGACAGCTGATGATGATCGTGCCCTCCCGCAACGTGGTGATCGTGCGGCTGGGCCAGACACCCGGCAAGGGATTTAATCCCAACACCTTTGCCAGGAGAGTGCTGAAGGCGTTGTGAGGATGCGTCTACGACGCATGACAGATGGCCTATCTACACGTGAATGGGATCATCCAGTCAGCAGATGATCGCGAGCACCGAAAACTCTGATGTAGAAGCAGGGGGGCTCATGGACAAGCTCACGGGTTCAGCTCGCTGAGCCGCCTCGTCACCAGGCGAGGTGCTGCGGGAAGATGACAGGCCCACGCTGTGCCACCTCGGCTCCCCCCCATGCTCCTTGATCTGCGCGGCAAGAAGGCCCTGGTCACCGGCATCGCCAACAACCGCTCGATCGCCTGGGGCATTGCCCAGCAGCTCGCCGCCGCTGGCTGTGAGCTGGGGGTCACCTACCTGCCGGATGAGAAGGGCCGCTTCGAGGCCAAGGTGCGCGAGCTCACGGCGCCGCTGAACCCCAGCCTGTTCGAGCCCCTGAACGTGCAGGACCCCGCCCAGATCGAAGCGGTGTTCGAGCAGGTGAAGCGGCAGTGGGGGCAGATCGATGTGCTGATCCACTGCCTGGCCTTCGCCGGCAAGGAGGAGCTGGTGGGCGACTACTCCGCCATCAGCCCCGAGGGCTTCGCCCGGGCCCTGGAGGTGAGCGCCTACTCCCTGGCCCCCCTCTGCCGCCACGCCAAGCCCCTGTTCAGCCAGGGGGCCAGCGTGATCACCCTCAGCTACCTGGGCGCCGAGCGCGCCATCCCCAACTACAACGTGATGGGCGTGGCCAAGGCGGCCCTGGAGGCCTCGGTGCGCTATCTGGCCGCCGAGCTGGGTCCCGAGAAGCAGGTGCGCGTCAACGCCATCAGCGCCGGGCCGATCCGCACCCTGGCCAGCTCCGCCATCGGCGGCATCCTCGAGATGATCCACAACGTGGAGGAGAAGGCCCCGCTCAAGCGCACCGTGACGCAGGACGAAGTGGGCGCCACCGCCGCCTTCCTGGCCAGCCCCCTGGCCTCGGGCATCACCGGCCAGGTGCTCTACGTGGACGCCGGCTACTGCATCACCGGCATGTGAGCACCCGCCCCTTCAGGGGGTGCTGATGAACTGCTCCGTGCGCATCGGCATCACCGCCCCCATCCAGTCGATCGTGGTGGTGTGGAGGTTGTAGAAGGCCGCTTCCACGCTCAGCCGCCCGGCGCGCAGCAGGTCGGTGAGCAGCACGCTGGAATCCACCAGGTTGCGGGCGGCATTGAGGGTGTGGTGGCGGGAGGCCTGATCGAGGTCGTGGTGGCCGCCGAGGTTGATCAGCTCCATGCGCAGCTGGCCCACCAGCTGGGCCAGGCTCGGGGTGAGCGTGAGCGCCGGGTTCAGGGCCGCCTCCACGGCGCCGCAGCGTTCATGGCCCAGCACCACGATCACCGGCACGCCCAGGTGAGCCACGGCGTACTCCAGCGAGGCGATGGCGGCGGTGGTGGAGAGGGTGCCGGCGTTGCGCACCACGAACAGGTCGCCGAATCCGGTGTCGAACAGCAGCTCCACCGGCACCCGCGAGTCGGCGCAGCCCAGCACCGCGGCGGTGGGGTGCTGACCCGATTCCACCTCCAGCATGCGCTCGCGGCGGCCGCAGCGGTGGGCGTGATTGTGGACGGATAGCGGCCGTCAACTTCGGCATGATTGGTACAGTCCCGCCCCTTTGGCCCGTGTCCTCCCTTCCGGACCTCAACCACGACGGCCCCGGCGGCGGCCGCGGTGGCACCGTGCACCGGCTCACCGGCGAAACCGACGTGAGCGTGCGGCTGGGCCTCGATGGCAGCGGCCGCTGCCAGGTGGGCACCGGCGTGCCCTTCCTCGACCACATGCTCCACCAGCTGGCCAGCCATGGCCTTCTGGATCTGGAGATCAGCGCCGTGGGCGACACCCACATCGATGATCACCACACCAACGAGGACGTGGGCATCGCCCTGGGCCAGGCCCTGGCCCAGGCCCTGGGCGACCGGCGCGGCATCCAGCGCTTCGGCCACTTCGTGGCCCCCCTCGACGAGGCGCTGGTGCAGGTGGCCCTCGACTGCTCCGGGCGGCCCCACCTCAGTTACGGCCTGGAGATCCCGGCCCAGCGGATCGGCAGCTATGACACCGAACTGGTGAAGGAGTTCTTCGTGGCGGTGGTGAACAACTCCGGCCTCACCCTGCACATCCGCCAGCTGGCGGGCTCGAACTCGCACCACATCGTGGAGGCCTGCTTCAAGGCCTTCGCCCGGGCCCTGCGGCTGGCCACGGAGATCGACCCGCGCCGCGCCGGCGCCATTCCCAGCAGCAAGGGAGTGCTGGAGCGGGCTGGCGCGGCCTGAAGCAGGTCGGACCGGCGCCTGGGCCGATCCAGCCTCAAAGTGTCAGCGGATCTGCTGGCGCGCCCACAGGAAGAGCCCCAGGCGCTCGGCATCGGCCATGGTGCGCTCGGCATCGAGCAGCAGGGCGCCGCGGGCCTCCCAGGCGATGCCGGAAAGGCCTGCTGCTGCGGCCTTCGCCACCGTGGTGGGGCCGATGGCGGGCAGGTCCATGCGGCGGTCCTGCTGGAGCTTCGGGGCCTTGTAGAGCACGCCGGAACGGGGCGCCTCCGGTGGCAGGGCCCGGCTGCTGGCCACCCACTCGAGCATGGCGTCGGTGCCGGGCAGGGCTTCGGTGGCCAGGCAGAGCCCCCCCGCCACCACTGCGCCCTGGCCCACGTCCACCATCGAGATCGCCTCCACGATCTGGGCGGCGCGCTCCACATCCGCCCGGTCCATCTCTGTGGGCAGGCGGCTGGCGTAGACGCCTGGCTCGGGCAACAGCTTGGGCGCCACGTCCTCCACACCCACCACCTCCAGCCCGAGCTCCTCGATGATCTCCGCCAGGGACCGCAGGGAGGCGTCGTCGCCCTTGCGCAGCGAGGCCAGGATGCGGGGCGCCGCCATCAGGGTGGAGCCCTCGAAACGCATGATGTTGAGGGCCCGGGGCCGGTGGAACTTGCCCACCATCACCACCTGGCGGATGCCGCGCTTCTCGAGCGAGCGGAAAAAGGAGATGGAGCGCTCGAAGTAGAACTCCTCAGCGTCCTCCAGCTCCACCTCCAGGCCATGGGGCCGGCAGACCAGGTGAGGCCGCCCAGACGCCCTCAGGGCCTGCGAGAGCATCCTGGGCAGCACGCCGGCACCGGCAATGATCGCGAGGGTCGAGTCACCCATCTAGGCCGGCGGTCACAGTCCAGTCGTGGTTGGCGGCAGTCAACTGCCAGCACGTGGTCACTGACGGCCTGGAGTGGACACGTCCTCAGTCGTCATCGGGCCAGCCGCGCCGCGACTTGCTCGGGGCTGAGCCGCTGATCGGCGCTGGCGGCAGGGGAGCCCTCCACCCCGCTGGGGCGCAGCTCGCGCAGCAGCACCACGCCGGCGCTGGCCTCGTCCTCGCCGATCACTGCAGCCCAGGAGGCCCTGGAGCGATCCGCCCGCTTGAACTGCTTGGCGAAGGCGGCTCCGCTGGGATCGATCTCCACCACCAGCCCGGCCCGGCGGCACAGCCGCGCCAGCGGCAGGGCCTGGGCCTCGGCCTCAGCGCCGCGGCTCACCACGTAGAGATCCGGCGGCGGCTGGCTGGGCAGGCCCGCGGTGGCAGAGCGGCTGAGCAGCAACACCAGCCGCTCCAGCCCCATCGCCCAGCCGATGGCCGGTGTGGCCGGGCCGCCCAGCTGCTGCACCAGGCCGTCGTAGCGGCCGCCGCCGCAGACGGTGGCCTGGGCCCCGAGCTGATCGCTGGTGATCTCGAAGGCCGTGTGGCTGTAGTAGTCGAGGCCCCGCACCAGGCGGGGATTGAGCTGCACCGGAATGGCCAGCGCCGCCAGACCGGCCTGCACCGCCTCGAAGCGCTCGCGGCTGGCCCCACAGAGGCTCTCCAGCAGGCTGGGTGCCTCGGCCAGCAGGGCCTGGGTATCGGGGTGCTTGGAATCCAGCACCCGCAGGGGGTTGCTCTGGAGGCGGGCCTGGGACTCGGGGTCGAGCTGAGAGCGGCGCTGCTCCAGCCAGGCCACCAGCTGCTGGCGGTAGCCGGCGCGGTCTTCCGGGCTGCCCAGGCTGTTGAGCTCGAGCGCCAGGCCCCCCACCCCCAGATCGGCCAGCAGATCCCACGCCACGGCGATGGCCTCCACATCGGCGCGGGGGTCGGCAAAGCCGAGCAGTTCCAGGCCGATCTGATGGAACTGGCGCTGGCGGCCGGCCTGGGGGCGCTCATAGCGGAACATCGGCCCGCCATACCAGAGCCGCTGGGGCCCCTGGCTGAGCAGCCCGTGCTGCAGCACGGACCGCACCACCGACGCCGTGCCCTCCGGCCGCAGCGTGCAACTGCGCTCGCCCCGGTCGACGAAGGAGTACATCTCCTTGCCCACCACGTCGGTGGCCTCACCGATGCCACGGGCGAACAGCTCAGTCGCCTCCAGCAGCGGCGTGCGGATCTCCTGGATGGCGGCGCGGCGAAAGTGCTCCGCGGCCCGGCCTTCCACGTACTGCCAGAGGGCCGTGGCCCCAGGCAAGAGGTCCACCATGCCGCGCAGACTCTGCAGCGAAGCCAATCCCGGTTCAGGCGAAGGGAACCGAGTCTGCCTGGCGAAGCCGCGCTGCAGGGTTCTGGACCCGCGCTGAGCCGTGATGGTCCAGATACCAGCGGGCGAAGCGCTCCACTCCCTGCTCCAGGCTGGTGGAGGGCTCGAACCCCACCCAGGCCTGCAACCGGGAGGTGTCGGCCGCTGTGGCCTTCACATCGCCAGGCTGCATGGGCTGGAGATCGAGCACGGCCCGGCGGCCCAGGGCCGCCTCCAGAACTTGAATGAAGCGCAGCAGCTCCACCGGCTCACTGTTGCCCAGGTTGAACAGGCGATGGGGCGCCCAGCTGGTGGCGGGATCGGGAGC is a genomic window of Cyanobium sp. NS01 containing:
- a CDS encoding serine hydrolase; amino-acid sequence: MVLASMVLLGLSGTVAATLYIQVRARLVLAQAGSAYVAKTLCSGVLMAEMDDAQLWAAELSRARGLVNARFIPDRGEVVTDALWGLVSARATRQSNLGCSLYHQDMPPVSLPEQPRPVSSDQPSPSMPWRLDPASPDAPPGAPDVQELQEVLDEAFREPDPQNPRRTRAVVVVHNGWVVAERYAPGVSPATPLIGWSVTKALTHALVGIAVKEELLQLDKPVQVPEWTLPEDPRRAITLDQLLRMSSGLAFTEVYGDFETDVVKMLLHSEDAAAYAAGKPLEAEPGRLWHYSSGDSNLISRGLRLALSDDAAYWRFPYEHLFQPLGMHSAVVETDPSGTFVGSSLAYATARDWARFGLLYLHDGVWGDRRLLPHGWVKQAITPTPGSEGNYGAHWWLNQGGRFPDLPRDTFYARGFSGQLMMIVPSRNVVIVRLGQTPGKGFNPNTFARRVLKAL
- the fabI gene encoding enoyl-ACP reductase FabI — its product is MLLDLRGKKALVTGIANNRSIAWGIAQQLAAAGCELGVTYLPDEKGRFEAKVRELTAPLNPSLFEPLNVQDPAQIEAVFEQVKRQWGQIDVLIHCLAFAGKEELVGDYSAISPEGFARALEVSAYSLAPLCRHAKPLFSQGASVITLSYLGAERAIPNYNVMGVAKAALEASVRYLAAELGPEKQVRVNAISAGPIRTLASSAIGGILEMIHNVEEKAPLKRTVTQDEVGATAAFLASPLASGITGQVLYVDAGYCITGM
- a CDS encoding carbonic anhydrase, translating into MLEVESGQHPTAAVLGCADSRVPVELLFDTGFGDLFVVRNAGTLSTTAAIASLEYAVAHLGVPVIVVLGHERCGAVEAALNPALTLTPSLAQLVGQLRMELINLGGHHDLDQASRHHTLNAARNLVDSSVLLTDLLRAGRLSVEAAFYNLHTTTIDWMGAVMPMRTEQFISTP
- the hisB gene encoding imidazoleglycerol-phosphate dehydratase HisB: MSSLPDLNHDGPGGGRGGTVHRLTGETDVSVRLGLDGSGRCQVGTGVPFLDHMLHQLASHGLLDLEISAVGDTHIDDHHTNEDVGIALGQALAQALGDRRGIQRFGHFVAPLDEALVQVALDCSGRPHLSYGLEIPAQRIGSYDTELVKEFFVAVVNNSGLTLHIRQLAGSNSHHIVEACFKAFARALRLATEIDPRRAGAIPSSKGVLERAGAA
- a CDS encoding LpxI family protein; the protein is MGDSTLAIIAGAGVLPRMLSQALRASGRPHLVCRPHGLEVELEDAEEFYFERSISFFRSLEKRGIRQVVMVGKFHRPRALNIMRFEGSTLMAAPRILASLRKGDDASLRSLAEIIEELGLEVVGVEDVAPKLLPEPGVYASRLPTEMDRADVERAAQIVEAISMVDVGQGAVVAGGLCLATEALPGTDAMLEWVASSRALPPEAPRSGVLYKAPKLQQDRRMDLPAIGPTTVAKAAAAGLSGIAWEARGALLLDAERTMADAERLGLFLWARQQIR
- the hisS gene encoding histidine--tRNA ligase, which produces MASLQSLRGMVDLLPGATALWQYVEGRAAEHFRRAAIQEIRTPLLEATELFARGIGEATDVVGKEMYSFVDRGERSCTLRPEGTASVVRSVLQHGLLSQGPQRLWYGGPMFRYERPQAGRQRQFHQIGLELLGFADPRADVEAIAVAWDLLADLGVGGLALELNSLGSPEDRAGYRQQLVAWLEQRRSQLDPESQARLQSNPLRVLDSKHPDTQALLAEAPSLLESLCGASRERFEAVQAGLAALAIPVQLNPRLVRGLDYYSHTAFEITSDQLGAQATVCGGGRYDGLVQQLGGPATPAIGWAMGLERLVLLLSRSATAGLPSQPPPDLYVVSRGAEAEAQALPLARLCRRAGLVVEIDPSGAAFAKQFKRADRSRASWAAVIGEDEASAGVVLLRELRPSGVEGSPAASADQRLSPEQVAARLAR